The DNA window ttcaatcaaaagaaTTACAATCGATAGCCCGATTAATGGCCGGTAAATGGTTGGATAATAGTGAATGTCATATGATCAATGCCGATTATATGATTTGTgtggatcaaaaaaatcgtgaatttcaatttattgatctcaatgatgataaatcatcaacaaggCAATTTAAACGCATTCCGTTGTCCACATTTGGTTTGACAGCAAACCTtgagaaaaacaatgataacaaGATTAGCATACAATTATTACCCGATTTATTTGGTGataaaacgacaacaatatcGAAATCTAATCATCTAATTTCTAAATATTTTGCCCTAAATCTGGGCAATGGGCAAGGTATTGTGATGTTTAAAATTGTACCCGAGCTTcaagataataatggtggtgcTAGTGGTGGTGCCTCAATACGTTTGGTGAAAATATTTCCATATGCCATACGTGTTACAATCATTCCGTTGATCTCATCATCACAAGAACCATCAATTAACATTACATCCAGCCGTAATAACGAGACGGATAACTTGGAATTTGGAGTGGCTGttttatttacaaaatcGGATGCAATACCATATGAAGATCAACGTGATGCTCAAAATCAGCAAAAAGTTTTTGCCATTAAATTGGCCATATTTCATCTGGAATCTTGGGCTGAAGTTACATCGATTTCATCgaaatcaatattatttgaatttggtggaaaaaattcactttCACCAATTGCATCGAATGGTAAACTAGTCAAACGTTTAGATCAACAATGgcaaattgatcgattcgaAATTATTCCAATTCGAACAATGATACAGAATAGCCGTTCTGGACGTGATCAATTTCGTTATACATATAAAATGTTAATAACAACTGTCGATGGAACATTGATTGTAACAAATCTGATGGGTAAAATCAATTGGGCACGTGAAGAAGCATTGGCCGAAATAAATAGTCTTGTAATACTTGATCTACCACTATCTGAAGATGATGCAACATTGGAACAAGAATATGGATTTGATGAACGTAATACAAATATTATATCAATGTTTGTACATCGTATTAAATCacaattattacaattaATGTCATTCATACGGCAAACTCAACATAGTTTAATGCATAGTATGACAATATTGAAACGTTCTCAACATcgtaatcaacaacaattggatgatgaaaattcacaTTATTCTAATATTGATCAAGATGATTCTCAACCgacaaatcaatttgatgatgatgatgacgaagaagaagaagtaTTGATTCGTGATTATTTTGGTTTCCATAAAGTGATTATTACACGAACAAAATCGGGAAAAATATTTGCCTTGGATACAATAACTGGCCGTGTTATATGGTCACGACATGAACCTTGGTTAGCTgtacaaaataatgatgtacAATTTCCAATATGGATACAACGAACCAATGCTCATTATCCACATTCAGCTGTTTGTACcatattgaatgattatgatgatcatcgtacatttctttattcatttgatccGGTCACTGGAACCATACTGGATTCACATTGGTTACCATATCGTACTATACAAGCAATGTTAATACAAACAGTgcatgatgaagaatttcagcgaccattattattatttgattctgAATATAATGCACATTTATATCCAGaaacaataatgacaaaGAAATTATTTGCAAATGTAGCTGCAAatcattttatgatgatggtgaataaaACCGATGCATTATTGACTGGTTATAGTTTCGGTGCTaccactgatgatgatggtcccAAAGCAAATCCAATATGGAGTTTTCGACTTCCAcatgaaattaataaattaatatcgattaaatcattatttaaacGGCCACATGAAAATGTTCATTCACAAGGCCGTGTACTTGGTGATCGTAATGTTCTttataaatatttgaatcCAAATCTTGTGGCCATATTGGTCGAATCATTGGATACACAGGAAAAATGtaagttgaaaaatttgaattcaggtttttttggctataaatttttttttatccgtTTAGCACTTATAACAATGtatttaattgattcaattaccGGCAATATTATCTATTCAATTGTACATCGACGTACACGTTGCCCTTGTCAGGTGGTTCATTcggaaaattcaatcattgtaagcttgattgattggtttgttttgattctaatttctttctgttttttttctcttccatttttgtttcagtattcatattataatgataaaatgcgTCGTAATGAAATATCATCCATTGAATTATATGAAGGTTTTAATCAAGTAAATTCGACGGCATTTTCATCGATTGGTCGCGATTTATGGGCCATACCAAgtgttgaacaaaaatcgTTCATCTTTCCTACCGGTATTGGTATAATGACCGATACAGAAACAATGAAAGGAATCACTAGTAAACATATCTTAGGTAcggttttttcaatgatttttttttgtggttggatttcataattcatttatttaaaatttagtTTCATTACCAACTGGTGGAATATTAGAATTACCACGTGCCTTTTTGGATCCACGTCGGCCTATAAAACCAACACAGGAACATGCCGAAGAAGGTCTTATTCCATATGTACCTGAATTGCCTATACCTTCGgaaacaattatcaattataatcaaacaGTTTTTGCTATACGTGGTATTGTAACTGCACCAGCTAGTCTGGAATCAACATCGCATATCTGTGTCTATGGTATcggtatgtttttttatcTGTTATTAAAGTTttacatatataaataaatttattataatcaatcatcatttcttttttttctttatcacaTATATCCATCTCCAGATATTTATTATACTCGTGTAACACcatcaaaaacatttgatatTCTTAaagatgattttgatcatttactTATTATGGccgttttattattattaatcataatGTCTTATTTGGTTAAATATTTGGctgcaaaaaaatcattgaatgctGCTTGGAAATgaaccatatatatattctgaCTATTCACAATTATAATAGTCTAGTCATCAATCACTTGAAATctagaaaatttaattcaaaacttcaaaaaaaacgtccCAGTAGAAAATCATTCtattcatctttttcattttcagccattttttttatactgtcaaattcaaaaacaaaaacaaaaaaacataaactaTTTGTATATGTATAAATTACATTTTTggtacacaaacacacacacacacacacacacacacacagattaTTAATCAGATATGTAACAAGTggatataaaaaatttaaaaaaaaaaaataaaaataaaaaaaaattacaacatgtacatcatcaaacatcatcatttgatttgaattttctgataattttttttttttggttgatttttatcatcatcatgatggttGATCAAaggagaaaaataaataaaaaatttatattggGGGCGTCAAAGtccattgtgtgtgtttgtgtgttgttgttgtttgttgtcatttgcatagtaaatgtttttttttttcatctgattttttttttatcataaaaatttgttttttcttgttgctgatttgttgattgatattgttgttgttgttgttgttgttgttgttgtattgcCGGTATCGTTGGTAACACAAACAGAAACGATtggtaaaaaaagaaaaaaaaatttatcgataaaaattattttatttgaaacactgtagacaaaaaataatatgtATAGGTAACTGTATAAGGtggtttttatttgatgacaacagtaaaaaaaaaagaacatcGTCATTCAAAATCACCGttaaaattgttgaatttgtgtgtgtataagtGAAATCTAGGAAATCTTTTCTCattgaccaatttttttgttgttgttgttgttgttatttttattgattcaaattatatagacgattaatcaatcaatcaatcgatttggctgttcttgttttttttattgtctttttttttgtggtaaTCCATaagtaaacaacaacaatgacactCGAAGATTCAATTACAAATAATtctcattcaataatttctaTGACTGAAAGTAGCCGTcgaacaacaaataataataatcatcatcatcatcatcatgtacgTGGATTACCATATTTATTACGACAAACATCACGATCAATGTCACAGCCAACAATACCTGGTGGCAATAATCGATATCGTTGTCCACATCGTGAAAGAGTACAACATCGTCATcgtatgatgatgtataCTACAAtgccaacaacaattaatcaacaacaacaacaacaacattcatgtACGGAAAttgatataaataataataatgaaaacgtAAATCGTATGGCATGGTatcgaacaaaaatttggttACAATATTTAGCGACTATTGCAATACGTTTTATACCATTATTAATATCAACAATAGGTGTCATCTGTTTATTAgcatttttaattgattatgaatttgcattgattatattcaatataacattgatgattatattggttattgttataatttttattgtttatacattcattatgttttatatttatcGTAAACATTCTGATCGGCTACATCAAACACGTCGGAATcgtagtaataataataataataataatcaaaatcctggtaataatcaacaacaaacaacaacaacaacaacacaaagacagcaacaacaacaacaacaacaacggaatCGTAGTTATAGTACAAATCCAAATGAtttaataaatcatcatcataatcacaatcatccaactatattaacaacaacaccaagctatcatgatgatgatgaaaatgaatgttatAATTGTCGTATGGAACGTTTAAAAGCGACGGatataccaccaccatatgaTCCACCGCCTAAATATGAAGAGCtcaatgtcaatgttttATTAGCTGAAACATcaatggaacaacaacaacgattatcatcatcacaaa is part of the Dermatophagoides farinae isolate YC_2012a chromosome 9, ASM2471394v1, whole genome shotgun sequence genome and encodes:
- the EMC1 gene encoding ER membrane protein complex subunit 1 isoform X1 is translated as MRHFNELLLYVILLKLLCQFVDCLYEDQIGKFDWRQQFVGRVDHVLRASDIWQDHQLLITSSHSGSLSGLYLRNGSINWRHLLESSSIDFLSSWPKSANFSCPVLSVNGRGRWIRCWKTSGVLLSEHFLPDDFVNEIEKDPSNYDSLFAMIRRGAQQKPALLIAKISRTNYLIEFFHYQFQSKELQSIARLMAGKWLDNSECHMINADYMICVDQKNREFQFIDLNDDKSSTRQFKRIPLSTFGLTANLEKNNDNKISIQLLPDLFGDKTTTISKSNHLISKYFALNLGNGQGIVMFKIVPELQDNNGGASGGASIRLVKIFPYAIRVTIIPLISSSQEPSINITSSRNNETDNLEFGVAVLFTKSDAIPYEDQRDAQNQQKVFAIKLAIFHLESWAEVTSISSKSILFEFGGKNSLSPIASNGKLVKRLDQQWQIDRFEIIPIRTMIQNSRSGRDQFRYTYKMLITTVDGTLIVTNLMGKINWAREEALAEINSLVILDLPLSEDDATLEQEYGFDERNTNIISMFVHRIKSQLLQLMSFIRQTQHSLMHSMTILKRSQHRNQQQLDDENSHYSNIDQDDSQPTNQFDDDDDEEEEVLIRDYFGFHKVIITRTKSGKIFALDTITGRVIWSRHEPWLAVQNNDVQFPIWIQRTNAHYPHSAVCTILNDYDDHRTFLYSFDPVTGTILDSHWLPYRTIQAMLIQTVHDEEFQRPLLLFDSEYNAHLYPETIMTKKLFANVAANHFMMMVNKTDALLTGYSFGATTDDDGPKANPIWSFRLPHEINKLISIKSLFKRPHENVHSQGRVLGDRNVLYKYLNPNLVAILVESLDTQEKCKLKNLNSGFFGYKFFFIRLALITMYLIDSITGNIIYSIVHRRTRCPCQVVHSENSIIYSYYNDKMRRNEISSIELYEGFNQVNSTAFSSIGRDLWAIPSVEQKSFIFPTGIGIMTDTETMKGITSKHILVSLPTGGILELPRAFLDPRRPIKPTQEHAEEGLIPYVPELPIPSETIINYNQTVFAIRGIVTAPASLESTSHICVYGIDIYYTRVTPSKTFDILKDDFDHLLIMAVLLLLIIMSYLVKYLAAKKSLNAAWK
- the LOC124497447 gene encoding uncharacterized protein LOC124497447, whose translation is MTLEDSITNNSHSIISMTESSRRTTNNNNHHHHHHVRGLPYLLRQTSRSMSQPTIPGGNNRYRCPHRERVQHRHRMMMYTTMPTTINQQQQQQHSCTEIDINNNNENVNRMAWYRTKIWLQYLATIAIRFIPLLISTIGVICLLAFLIDYEFALIIFNITLMIILVIVIIFIVYTFIMFYIYRKHSDRLHQTRRNRSNNNNNNNQNPGNNQQQTTTTTTQRQQQQQQQQRNRSYSTNPNDLINHHHNHNHPTILTTTPSYHDDDENECYNCRMERLKATDIPPPYDPPPKYEELNVNVLLAETSMEQQQRLSSSQTELAQQQQQQQQQPLSTSTTTTTNQISNEHSSS
- the EMC1 gene encoding ER membrane protein complex subunit 1 isoform X2 translates to MRHFNELLLYVILLKLLCQFVDCLYEDQIGKFDWRQQFVGRVDHVLRASDIWQDHQLLITSSHSGSLSGLYLRNGSINWRHLLESSSIDFLSSWPKSANFSCPVLSVNGRGRWIRCWKTSGVLLSEHFLPDDFVNEIEKDPSNYDSLFAMIRRGAQQKPALLIAKISRTNYLIEFFHYQFQSKELQSIARLMAGKWLDNSECHMINADYMICVDQKNREFQFIDLNDDKSSTRQFKRIPLSTFGLTANLEKNNDNKISIQLLPDLFGDKTTTISKSNHLISKYFALNLGNGQGIVMFKIVPELQDNNGGASGGASIRLVKIFPYAIRVTIIPLISSSQEPSINITSSRNNETDNLEFGVAVLFTKSDAIPYEDQRDAQNQQKVFAIKLAIFHLESWAEVTSISSKSILFEFGGKNSLSPIASNGKLVKRLDQQWQIDRFEIIPIRTMIQNSRSGRDQFRYTYKMLITTVDGTLIVTNLMGKINWAREEALAEINSLVILDLPLSEDDATLEQEYGFDERNTNIISMFVHRIKSQLLQLMSFIRQTQHSLMHSMTILKRSQHRNQQQLDDENSHYSNIDQDDSQPTNQFDDDDDEEEEVLIRDYFGFHKVIITRTKSGKIFALDTITGRVIWSRHEPWLAVQNNDVQFPIWIQRTNAHYPHSAVCTILNDYDDHRTFLYSFDPVTGTILDSHWLPYRTIQAMLIQTVHDEEFQRPLLLFDSEYNAHLYPETIMTKKLFANVAANHFMMMVNKTDALLTGYSFGATTDDDGPKANPIWSFRLPHEINKLISIKSLFKRPHENVHSQGRVLGDRNVLYKYLNPNLVAILVESLDTQEKSLITMYLIDSITGNIIYSIVHRRTRCPCQVVHSENSIIYSYYNDKMRRNEISSIELYEGFNQVNSTAFSSIGRDLWAIPSVEQKSFIFPTGIGIMTDTETMKGITSKHILVSLPTGGILELPRAFLDPRRPIKPTQEHAEEGLIPYVPELPIPSETIINYNQTVFAIRGIVTAPASLESTSHICVYGIDIYYTRVTPSKTFDILKDDFDHLLIMAVLLLLIIMSYLVKYLAAKKSLNAAWK